A window of Nicotiana tabacum cultivar K326 chromosome 24, ASM71507v2, whole genome shotgun sequence contains these coding sequences:
- the LOC142178310 gene encoding uncharacterized protein LOC142178310 has translation MRIALQAKRKLGFVLGTCKKDSFKSELNEDWEHMEIAIIYQGTDSVSAYFTRLKELCAEYDAIVPIPNSKEYVEHLQQQRLMQFLSGLNEVYDQARRQTLMKIVEPTLNQAYALIIEDESQNSSSHPALPNREDHVAMQTSKGKFTVQNSRGQYKGKKPFVKCDYCNKSGNSKENCYKLVGYPTDFKNKKPYATNMTNGGLENDK, from the exons ATGCGAATTGCTCTGCAAGCTAAGAGGAAGCTAGGGTTTGTGCTTGGGACATGCAAAAAGGATTCATTCAAATCTGAATTAAATGAGGACTGGGAACACAT GGAAATTGCTATTATTTACCAGGGAACAGACTCAGTCTCTGCATATTTCACTAGGTTGAAGGAATTGTGTGCTGAGTATGATGCAATTGTGCCTATTCCTAATTCGAAGGAGTATGTTGAACATCTTCAGCAGCAAAGACTAATGCAGTTCTTAAGTGGTCTTAATGAGGTTTATGATCAAGCAAGACGTCAGACACTAATGAAGATTGTTGAGCCAACATTGAACCAAGCTTATGCACTGATTATAGAGGATGAAAGTCAGAATTCTAGTTCACATCCAGCCTTGCCAAACAGAGAAGATCATGTTGCTATGcaaacaagtaaaggaaaatttaCTGTGCAAAATAGCAGGGGACAATACAAAGGAAAGAAGCCTTTTGTGAAGTGTGATTACTGCAACAAATCTGGGAACTCTAAGGAAAATTGCTACAAGCTAGTTGGATATCCAACtgatttcaaaaataagaaaCCATATGCAACTAACATGACAAATGGTGGCTTGGAGAATGACAAATAA